TATGATAACATGTTGTTCCGAATATTATGAACAAGCAATTAACCTAAGTAAAGAAGAGCTATACGATATCTGAAAGTTTGTCCCTCTAAATGTGTGTAGTGCCGCTGGTATTATCTAGAGAGGGAGAACCGTTCGTCACTTAATGACAGTTCAAGTCTGGATCAGTTATTATGACATAGCTGTCTCTGAACCTCACCTTGTTGTTACATATGAAGAAGAGGTAGAGGTTTTGCGCTCTAGGCAAGTACTAGTCAAAACAATGCAGTCGAAGTTCATGCCATACCATTGTTAGGTTCTTTATCTCTTTCTATTTCTCTCTTCACCTCCCGCACTATACTCCTTAAGTGTACAGGCGACATGAatacataaatatagtttaaaaactacaaaagcacagaggttcgtgtctccgctattaagcacaactcgttttgtagcgagtaaTTTAACCACTGCTGTGAGTCTTCAATAATTTCCGGCACATGAGTCTAACTCCCTTTTGCGCACCTAGCTTAGAGAGTTGCAAATAAGCATacagtgaagctaatataagcgtgttaaacaTCGACAAATTTAATAGTAAATTTGAAACCGCAATATGACCCTCACTGATCTGCACTCACTGCCTGCAAACATAGTtgatttttaacttttatttgttCTTTTTCTTCCCGTAGCAaagcttcgccccatccaagaTGTACGATCACTCATCACACAATTGTCATCGGTATCCCCTATTGGAAATCCTTGTATACTTTCAGTTTCATAGGGTTGGCCTAAGAGACAAAGGAGAGAGGTGTTGGCAATCGAAAACTTGGTGAAGTTGTCATGTGGGAGCAAAATACATGCAGAGAAAATGTTGTCGAGGATTGTTCTGCATTAGTAAGGGTTTATCCTGGGAAGTGTGCTTTCCTTTACAGCGAGTTTCGGATTCTACGGCTGAACTCTAGTGTGCCGAATCTATTTGAAGTACTTTTGGAGATTTTTCTTATATAAAGTGGTCACTAAAATTGAAATTCTTGCTGTAAGTGTAAAATCATCCTCGTGGTAAAGGATAAGTTGTCGATTAACGAGCAACGAGACTAGAaatatgcacgcatgtttgttatcAGTTGTCTGCTAGCATGTCTTGATCTCTGAGTATTCATTAGAACTGCTTGTGCAACATTCGGCGTCTCTCCGCTATGGGAAGTATGTCGCCTTATTGTGTAGATGTTGCTTATTCCTTAGCTATCGCACATTATCCCTTTCCAGGCGGTCTTATTAAGTTGCCCAAATCTGTAGATATCTTACAAAAGTATCCGTCCGTAAACAAACTATATGAGCATAAATTTAGATTTGCAAACTGCTTTGACTTAGAAATTTTTAATACGAGCGGATAGTCAAATTAAGTCAAGTACGGTGGTGGTCTTTTGAATAAAATACGACAAGCAAAACACCAAAGAATAGGTCAGTAGCCAGGAGAAATTCAAACTTTTATGCGTGGCCATAAAAATTCCATTTAAATTTGCGAAAGCATAAAGAATTTGTAGCATCATAGTTAATACAAAGTTACCTACTAAAATATGTAAATTCTTTTAATaatattttgagattttctttatTAGCGCGATTTCTAATTAGGTTTAATGAACTTTCACTCGAGGTAGATCTTAGTAACAGACTTTCTTCCAAAAGTCGCATATTTTGTGATTTTCAAATGTAATATAAAGCTCCTAACTCCTACAGATCTAAATAGTTACCAGTGGAGCGAGATGAAGTTCATATTAGCAGTTGTTGCGCTCTTCCAGCTTTTTAACGGGCTTCGTACAGAGGATGTTAAAGAGGAACATGTTATTGATGAAAATGGTAGGTGGATAAATCTTAAAACTCATGTGAACCCCTCTAACACTTTTATTCCCTTTTTCAGTACTCCAAGAATTTTTGGATCAAGCgcagccagcgaagcctttaaACACAGCTGCTCAAATACAACAACCGCAATACCCTTACTTATCACAGCAGCAGCGGCTAACGCTGCAAGGTGAAAGGCAAACCAACTATCCAGTACATCCTTTAAGTCTTGACTATGTTATACAGCCACAGGAATCAGTGAACTATCCAAATGTTCCCGCTGCACAGTCCACCAAAAATACGCCCAAGAGTTATGCAGCACTCACACAGGCGCTCGCTAACTTGCAATTTTTAGCACCAAGACCCAAGCCAGTTAACAGTGCTAGCCTGGTGAAACCAAAACCTCCAGGtatcatatttaatttttcaaagccGGGGTCTACACAATCTACGCCAGTTAATAATGTTGCATCGGCGCCTCAGCCAGCTGGCATTCAACCAATTTCATTATCGAATATATTCACGTTGCCGAAACAAGCATCCACTCACTTGTTAATTACGCAAGGACGTCCCGAACCTTATCAGCAATATGCAGCCGCTAACCCACCTTCATATATCATCATTAATCCAGCGTCTTATCCTAGTTTTCATTATTATCCCACAGCGAACTTTTCTACCTATCCGCGCTTAGTTGCTAAAGCAGCTGATTCATTGCAGTCTGTGGTAGCTAAGGCGGAAACACCGAGCTTAGAACCTGCACAATCCAGCCAACTTTCTTCAGACCAGCCTCTTACTGCTTCCTTACCTATGATTAACGCGCCTGTAACTACAGAAAGTATTTTTGCTCAGGCATTACTGGAACAGTCGCTTCAATCGGAATATCACAAGAATTTGTTGGAACTCCTCAAGCGCGACCAATTGAACCGACGTCTTCAGGAGCAGGCAGCAGCTTTCTTGTTTAGGAATTATGATTTAAGTACGAAGTGATTTCACTGCCCACTTGTTAGaaggtataaatattttttgatgaataaaaataaaaactactGAGAATCATTACATTATACATCAAGGTTCAGGTGGACTTCCAATTCtttctcttcttcttcttgttcttctttctcttttccttcttcttcttatgacaTTGCTTCGCCCCAGTTAAACGGTGCTATCACTTACAAATTGgtatcgatatcctctaacggaagttttATTAGGGTTGAACCAAAGAGCCATGGGTGCTAGAAGCGTTAGCTTTACAgcgcaattgaaaatatggttggtgttatgtggagaCATTTAACATGCCGGATGTATAAATCGTATGTGGCTGTTTCTGGATTGGTAAGAGTTTTATACCGAAATGACACCGAGAGAATACATAAAATCATCCGCGGGTGTGCCCtcttcaatcagatatctgttatGATGCCAAAGGTTTCCGAGTTCTCTTTTAAGGGCAGTATACCCGCCACTCTGTATAGATGATGGTCTGGAAACTTAAGGAGACATCCCGTCGCAATTCTGAGCGCGGTGCCTTGACAGGCCTGCATTTTCTTCCAGTGTCTTTTTCGTTTAAGCTCGGTAACCATATGCTATATAGCTAGCTATTAGTGCTTCTTTGTTCCAAGTACCGTCAGTGAGGGACTTAAAGCTTTTGTTACAACACTGAGCTATAGGTAAAATTGCGggtgcatgctcgccaaaattaAGGTCActatcgaacgtcacacccaatatgtTTGCATTCCGCACAGTCTGTAGCAGAATGCCTTCCACGTAGATATCCAATATTTTCGACATTTGGCCCTTCCACATCAGCTGAAGTGCTTTAATTTTCTGTACATCTGGTGGTATTTTCCCTGCAGTGGAACATTTTTTGGGTACTCTATTTAGTCTTTCTTTAGTTTATATGAATATATCGGCTTTCCTACGGTACGAAATCCACTCGACCATAAGATCCCATTTTAAACCCGATTCTAATCAATAGGCTTGTACTCTGAACAACGGGATCAATCGCTTAGAGAGTCTGGGTACTGGAGGGATAATCACGGAGAGCATATTTTCTACTTCATGCGGACACAGGTTTTAAGCCAGGATTGATACCTTCATTTCAGGCAGCAACGAGGCAGGCTTGCAGTTCATGACAACGTTCAAATCTGCACCGATGGGTCCAATATGAAGTCAGGGGTAAAGGCGGAGATCTACTTAGATTCTCTAGAGATTTCTACGTCCTTTTGTCATATGGAACTCTACTTAATAAACAGGAACACTGGtagctgaggttgacaactgggctgtagaagctatgaattgcgcagGCAATTCCTTAAAgcgttgcgttacacaaccccttgaatacccACATTGGTCTCTCTAAGCACATAGTTGGATTTTCTATTATGGCATCCCTATTAACTAAGAAATTAAAAGTAGCTCTCAACGAGTGTGCCAATACAACGAGTACTAAAAAATATTGGTCCGACTTTGTGTGTTGTGGCTCATTGGAGACACTAAATAGTGCTCAGAAGTAATTTAAATGAAACTCGTTTTCGTTCGATAAATCATCGAACGAAGAATCTGTGTTCTCAGcggtttttgcaaaaattttttttttttttttttataattttatttgaatctCGTGAGAAATGTATAGCAAATAATATTTGCTGTTTAAATAGCAAATGAATATGTGGCATACTGTCTAAGTCCTTAGTACATATACAGAGTGAGGTTGTTATTTAAAGTTGAAGCCATGCGTGAGCAATCAAACGTAAATAgatttttttccatataattgttatattatataacatatatataaaattaaagaaagtgaCTTGCTTAGAGTAAAATAGCCGATCTACTATGCCGATTTTCCTATTTAAAATCTTAAGTTGGCATGTGCCTAGTGCAGAATTACATAGGGTTACTTTTTAAAAGTAGTTTTCGTAAACAGCCAATCATTAATGCTAGGAGGAGAAAAAGAAAATACATATTGCTCCCTAACGTTCTCATTTTTAAGATATTTTGCAAGCAAAACGCTAATGCGCAGAAAGtttcaatattttaatataaGCAACGgattttgttttaactttttgttagactcattttacgaatttttctttaagtgttaacaaacatgcgtgcatacatcATGCCGCGTTGCTCGTTGATCAACAACTAACGCTAAGAAGATTATACGCTTACCAACACATCCACAGTTTTAATTTTGGTGACCAATGTCATAAGGCACAGCAGCCAATGTCACTGCTTACACCTGTACACAAATTTCGGGCGACAAATTTTTCTTTTACCGATTGGTCGGCGAGAGAGCGTTCTCAAGCGTTCTTACAGAAATAGCTTAGAGAAATACATATCTATAACAGCCGACAAACCATTCAACGGACTTCATTGAAACTGTATCAAGTTATTGCTTACACTTTAAGAATAATTTAGTGGGAATAGTGGCGGACTCGATTTTGGTTTGGGAGATTTTTTCAAGCTGTGAATTTAGTGTTTGGGAATTTCGAGTACCAACCGTGTGGTCACCTCCCATACAAAGAAAATCTTTTATATCAATCCtatattttcggaactattactGACAGCTCAGAATCTTAACATCCGATTATCTGGAAAGGCCCTACTTAAGTACCTTATTCCTTGGCCTTTTTATAGGACAATATTTTGTCCGAAAATGTGGCTTAGACACCGACCTATAGCAAAAATATGATGTATGTCTCGATTCGCTTGAAATTTGGTAGCCCTTAATCTGTGTTATTATGAGGTGAACCAGATGCAGACCTGAtcaataaaatattctttaagatGCGCTTTAGGTTTTACCTAAATTTATATGCTGAAGACTTAGATAAGGTatcgaaatatttgaaaaaaaaaatcgaatttatCGTTAGTAAAAGAGAGGGGTAGACGGAGTCGTAacaagaagaggaaaggaaagtgAAGGGTGGTGAAAGAAAAATGAGATTTGAAGGTATTGGAGGAAAATAGGGACGCGGTCATTGACAGGGAGAGAAAGAACCAGAAAAAAGGGAAAGAAAGAGTAAGAGGAAATATGTATATGCGGGAAATTGAGGAGACAAGCGAGAGGAAGGATAGAGGAAAATAGAAAGCTAAAAGAGAACGCGAGGTTGATGATAGATTTAGAAGAAAGAAAGGAAGTAAAGGAAAACGAGGTGGGAGAAAGGAGAGAAGAGGAGGGTAGAAGCGTGATATATAATAATGTaaggaatttagggaaattccgcttatttgcaacattcttcttacgttcgtatcgctaaatgttgaataaaacactccaatattctgtattacaaaatggtatttattagactactttgaaagtacttcgcaattaaacttcacttcgcaactgatagcgtgtttaaatcaaactgattactgactactcagctttcgctgcttttatactctgtggccaaatgtctagacgtttcttctgctagaattttctacttggttaccagctataggcGTCGCGTGTGTATCTGTACTTTATAGCTTtttgcatagccatatgcgcgtgtatatgtgagtactacttcaacTGATGACTGTGTgtgatctgtgtgtgagttatctcttcgttgccttgtatgtatgtggataaatgatgattaatgtgtttatgtagcttgcttaatgtttctgttgttaTGCGTTTACTTAcaaacagcttagagatggtaatattcgccacaataataAGTTAtcaataaacaaacaaaatatttcatgaaaataaatatctttatttgaaATGAGTTTTATTGCGGCAGAAATACGCCGGGTAAAATCAAAACCGTTCGTACACtgaaatgaattgaaaacgaCCATATGGCTGGATAACCGGATAGCTGAAATAGGGGAAACAGCTGGTTAGACCGGATACTCGGCACAACTGTACAAATACCGCACCCTGTGTATAATGATGTTTGTACGAATGTATTTATTTGACCATATATTCACATAAAATAAAGTACTTTTTgtaagtatatataaatatatatctcCATATATaactatttcatttttttaaccACACTCATTTCACTGCATATATTTTTCATAttcataaatataaaaaaaatatattttcatttctattggATTTTTCCTGCTAATTTTTCCTTgaattcttttttcttttttgcttctCCTAGAACACGCTCTTATTTCTTTTTTCAATTGCcataaaataatttataactCTAGatgaaaaatttatttgcaattccCTAAACTAACGTGCGAATATCATGAAACTATAGACGCCGGCACAAATCCACTACAAAACCAAACCACCAACTCACATAGCCTACAGCTTCCTATATCGACGTATTTGCTCGCATAACGCGCACTGTTTGTTGTATGGCAGCTGTATCTCTAGTGCGAGTAAACTTGTTCATTTGTTAGTTTGTGCTGTCCTTTTGCGTTTGCTGTTATTGTACGATCATAGGCAACTAGTTGTGGGTCCAGCAAAACATAGTACGCCCACCCATTTATCTAAGTTGCCCGGTCATGGGAAGGTGACTATATGTTTCGTGCAGACAAACTGAGCTTGTGGCAATGAAGACAAGACGAGGAGGACAGGTGGGCAGTGCTAAGAAAGAGGCGGACAGCAAGAGGACAAGGCAAGTAAAGAATGGATAGGCAGACAGACAGGCAGGCAGGCAAGCCGTTTTTACACTTAATGCCAACTAGTCATTCATTCAGCACATAGCATAGAGTTGcacaaaatgaaatgaaacaccTGCTGCTGGAGACtgctttttttggttttttccaatttaaattttACCTTTTTGTAACAAAAGCATCACAATGGTTAGATTTCGAGTGCGCTCGTGTGAAGACAATGAGAAGGAGTTGGGTACAGTGTGTTAGACAGCATATTTTCTTAGTCAAAAGTTGTAGCATTTCAAGAAAAGTAAAACGTGAGTAATTTCGTAATTTAAGTTTAAATACAACTTGTGTAGAATATTATCGTGAATGAAATTGGATATGAGCAATAGTATAGCCGTTTTTGCCAATGTTTTTTTTTCActcgcaaatttttttaaaactgtcttttttaaatctattaatcttttttttttgtgttttttttttgcgggttGGAATGGAAAATGTCGAATCCACAATAATTACTGCCGTCGCCGTGTGTACTTGGCCTAAAAACCCCCATTTGGAACCGTCGCCTACTTCGGGAGCGCTTTCGCATAACTTCAAGATAGCGCTCCATATTTCGCATTTTTTAATAGCCTTCTGTTGTTCAGGCTCCTTAAGATAGTCCAATCTTTCCAGCCTAATCAAAAAATGAGACcgtacaatatttaatgctaatttaatacggtttaattaaatttattacacttgtttaaaaaaaaaaaaccagagttgggctagcttaagtttaaactagcccaacccatatgccaaatcaaaaaaaccaaaacgtatttaattacaccatatttaatgctaatttaatacgggttaattaaatttattacacttattttttaaaaaatatcgagggttgggctagcttaagtttaaccTAGCCCAACCCATGTGCCAAATCAAAAAGCGAAAACGCACTTAATTACATCATATTTAATGCTATATTAATacaggttaattaaatttattgaacttgttttttaaaaaatatcgagggttggacAAGTTTAAGTTTAAACTAGGCCAACcctagataattaaaaaaaaaaaacaagcgtaataaatttaattaatccgtaTCAAATTAGCAATAAATAAGTGTAATTGgctgattgattgattgatttattcattaattttgcttacaaaattaacaagtatgtatgtaaaaaataagTATGTTAAGCTAACTGATAACATTATAATGCAAtaaaaagtaaggcattctttaAAAACAGTATTTTAGTATTGAATGCCATCTCCAAATTAAATTAGTGTAATTAGATATGCATGTGGGGTGAATTAAAAAAACGTTTTCTTTTTTGCTGGGCATATGGGTTGGgatagcttaaacttaagcttaaAAAAACATGTATAATAAACTTAATTAACCTGTATTAAATTATCATTAAATATGGTGTAATTAAAAACGTTTTCATATGGGTTGTtctagcttaaacttaagctagcccaatcctcgatatgtaaaaaaaaagtgtaatcaatttaattaacccgtattaggttaggttagagtggccaccggtccgagcaccagtgcacttaggccataaaaggtcccattgtgataccacgtggatctatcccctactcaaaccaacagttcgatttatttatttatttatttcagtcatCGAAACAAAATTTCTTACAGACTCTAATCATGTTTACATATTTAATTAAACAGTGCAAATAGGCTTAGCTTAAAACAATAAAGGCTGTCGTTGAAATTTATTTGCGGAGCGAATGTGTTACAAAGGCGAATGATTCTAGCTATCGGCCCATTATAAGAATAAAGCGACTTAGTAAACTTTCTGGGATTTCTGAGATTAATATTAGATTCCTGTACtcgaaaaacaataaatatatctGGGCAGTCAATATTGCCAGATATAATATTGCAGGCAAATAACAGCGACAGATATGACCTTCTGTCTGCAAGAGATTGTAAGCCAAGGACTTTCCTCCTTGAAGCGTAACTTGGAATGTCATTTTCGATAAACACTCTTTTCATAGCAAATCTTGTAAATTTCCTCTAGATCATATCTATTTTGTCAGAGTACTTTGCGTAGTATGGATTCCAAATGATCGCCCCATATTCTAAAATACTTCGTACCAAAGCAATATGGAGTGTTTTCAgagtcatagggtccttaaaatcgTTGGTGTTCCTGATTATGCAACCTCCATCGAGTACGCTTTAGATGAGACTAGATCAATATGCTTATAAAAAGTTAATTTCGTGTCAAAGATAATTCCTAAATTCTAATTTCGGATTTACGCAACAAATTAACGCCATCCAGAGAATAGTTGAAAGTATAGACATATGCGGGATGGCAATAAGATAGAACGCAACACTTGCTAATGTTTAGGCTTAGGTTATTGATGGTACACcaatttaaggaaatgtttaagttTTGTTGAAGTTTTCAGCAATCGAGAAGGCTGTTAATATTGAGCAATATTTTGACATCATATGCCAACATTAAGCACTTTGACGATATGATATGCGACGTTAAGTCGTTTATGAAGAGTAAGAATAACAGAGGGCCAATGTGAATTCCTTGGGGAATAACCGATGTGGCATAGACTTCAATGTTCGAGCTTATTGAGTTTATTATCATCGATAATTTCCTACCAAAAAGAAAGCTTCTGAAAAAGTTCAATAAAGTACTGGAAACACCAAATTTATTGAGCTTCAGTAAAAGAATGTTATGGTCaactttgtcaaaagcttttgagaagTCGGTATATATGACATCGAGCTGCGAATGTTGTTCCATTGCAGTGATAATGTTGTTTGAAATAAGAGATAGATTAGTGACTATTGATTTACCTGGCAAAAAACCATGTTGGCAGCTAGTTAGGGCCCTGCTTTACTATAGCTCGATAGGTGGAGATGAGGCTTTTGTCTCCAGATTTGAAGATGGGTTCAATTGAATATGACTTCCATCAATTTAAGTATCTTCCTTGGCGTAAACATGTCTTAAAGACTTTGGTGATTGGTTTTACAAGAGAATCCACGCACCGAATGAAAAATATTGGGCGAAGACCATTAGTGCAGTTGAAGCTTGCCTTAAGGTCTAAGATTGCATCTGCAACATTACTTTCAGTGATAATAAATGcgtcaataaaattaaaattagctGGTCTTGAAATTGTAGAAGGAGTGTCTTCGGGCTGGTAGCTTTCATAAACTTCTTGAAAAAATGAGGCAAATAGATTGCAAGTCTCTAGCGTAGTATTGAATACACATCCTTTATATTCCATTCTAGCAGGTATGCCGCATGATTTACGCCTAGAGTTCACGTAATTCCAGAACGAAGACGGATTGAGTTTCAGGCTGTCTTCAATTTTGGTTATATGTTGATTAAAGAGATATTTATGAAGTCTGTCAAATTCGCTTTTATAATTGTTGAAATTATGAAGGTGCACGGGAGACTTTGAGCTTCTGTATTTTTTTAGTTCATCTTGCGCCAAAGagcaggacaatcgcacagaaaatgcttgactgtttatATCTCTTTGTTCtggcagctcctgcagtaatcattatagggagcacccagccgttgttcATGCTTCCCGAATGCTATGTGGCGGGTTATAAGTCCAGGGatatatccccccccccccccccccccctaccaaAAAGAATAAGACTTCTTGTGCGTTTCGTGTCCCATTCAGGCCAAACGAGCTTGGGGTGATAGCAGGATTCGAGACTGCTCCATCTCACActcgcttccctaaggaaaatcc
The DNA window shown above is from Eurosta solidaginis isolate ZX-2024a chromosome 2, ASM4086904v1, whole genome shotgun sequence and carries:
- the LOC137241992 gene encoding uncharacterized protein encodes the protein MKFILAVVALFQLFNGLRTEDVKEEHVIDENVLQEFLDQAQPAKPLNTAAQIQQPQYPYLSQQQRLTLQGERQTNYPVHPLSLDYVIQPQESVNYPNVPAAQSTKNTPKSYAALTQALANLQFLAPRPKPVNSASLVKPKPPGIIFNFSKPGSTQSTPVNNVASAPQPAGIQPISLSNIFTLPKQASTHLLITQGRPEPYQQYAAANPPSYIIINPASYPSFHYYPTANFSTYPRLVAKAADSLQSVVAKAETPSLEPAQSSQLSSDQPLTASLPMINAPVTTESIFAQALLEQSLQSEYHKNLLELLKRDQLNRRLQEQAAAFLFRNYDLSTK